Proteins encoded within one genomic window of Panicum virgatum strain AP13 chromosome 1N, P.virgatum_v5, whole genome shotgun sequence:
- the LOC120657221 gene encoding probable serine/threonine-protein kinase SIS8 has product MKNFLRKLHIGEGSSDGGSSPPPPPSRKGGSGGGGGGVHHHHHQPHHDQRQQPSAVSSWLDSVPTRPPPPIPVEAEVPTSASASFGVGAEERSARQSPAADRRRSQQEEMERRRSQAEEVLREQRRSQAEEVLRERRRSQAEEMGRERRRSQEENEVEERVIRESSEAEERKREREKEEDDLEAYQIQLVLEMSARDNPEEMEIEVAKQLSLGFCPPQTSPAEVIAARYWNFNALTYDDKIPDGFYDFFYVGNGPASVTMPSFAELRAQPFSHKVNWEVVVIHRGEDPELMKLQQEALIMALDLQSRTSESVGNALVKRLANLVARHMGGVFDPESMSVKYQNMLNSLRSSIGSVVVPLGQLKIGLARHRALLFKVLADGLDVPCRLLKGRQYTGSDDGALNIVKFKDGREFIVDLVADPGTLIPSDGAVLSTDFDENFIADNHHLKKDETTKLLGSCFSGASSSAYDSFDYELLDRRSTSSNVGPSDTDGPTTNQTSNQQSMLSSSFEKLSVSTCTSESRPIINESTNADYIMVAKNKEKSIAPVDSSSNSPSASDMGSTPAVRRMKVKDISEYMINAAKENPQLVQKIHEVLRENGVVAPPDLFSEDSMEEPKDLILYDTTLFQSKDEMKRTMNEFESRKYTDSGQAPSLPHHPGHELQPKVVPHRAPLESLKPVEGLGVYQPHDIRDIASPFVPQYEPSAPPQEAPAPLTKQLPVTAAAVATAAVVASSMVVAAAKSNSDVNFDVPVAAAATVTAAAVVATTAAVSKQYEHEPGNQLLSLPSPSKGNESVEKGGDDFWDKDNLEADHAQDLDQEIPHEAERTSDKSSGTESAKSDLALEDVAEFEIQWEEIAIGERIGLGSFGEVYRGEWHGTEVAVKKFLQQDLSGDALEEFRTEVRIMKRLRHPNVVLFMGAITRVPNLSIVTEFLPRGSLFRLIHRPNNQLDERKRLRMALDVARGMNYLHNCSPVIVHRDLKSPNLLVDKNWVVKVCDFGLSRMKNKTFLSSRSTAGTAEWMAPEVLRNEPSDEKCDVFSYGVILWELCTLLQPWEGMNAMQVVGAVGFQNRRLDIPDNIDPAIAEIIVKCWHTDPKLRPSFADIMAALKPLLKNLTSNQAQAPKADSTTNR; this is encoded by the exons atgaagAACTTCCTCAGGAAGCTACACATCGGCGAGGGCTCCAGCGACGGAGGTTCatcgcctcccccgccgccctccCGCAAAGGCGgtagcggtggtggtggtggcggggttcatcatcatcatcatcaaccgCACCACGACCAGAGGCAGCAGCCCTCGGCGGTATCCAGCTGGCTCGACTCGGTGCCTACCCGCCCCCCGCCCCCGATTCCCGTGGAAGCAGAGGTGccgacgtcggcgtcggcgtcgtttGGGGTTGGGGCAGAGGAGAGAAGCGCGAGGCAGTCCCCCGCGGCTGATAGGCGGCGATCGCAGCAGGAAGAGATGGAGCGGAGGCGGTCGCAGGCGGAAGAGGTGTTGAGGGAGCAGAGGCGGTCGCAGGCGGAAGAGGTGTTGAGGGAGCGGAGGCGGTCGCAGGCGGAAGAGATGGGGAGGGAGCGGAGGCGGTCGCAGGAGGAGAACGAGGTGGAGGAGAGGGTGATAAGGGAGTCgtcggaggcggaggagaggaagcgggagagggagaaggaggaggacgacCTGGAGGCGTACCAGATTCAGCtggtgctggagatgagcgcgcGGGACAATCCAGAGGAGATGGAGATTGAGGTCGCCAAGCAGCTTAGTCTGGGCTTCTGTCCGCCTCAGACATCCCCTGCGGAGGTCATCGCGGCCCGATACTGG AATTTCAACGCCCTTACCTATGATGACAAAATACCGGATGGATTCTATGATTTCTTTTACGTCGGGAATGGGCCAGCATCAGTTACTATGCCCTCTTTTGCTGAGCTACGAGCCCAGCCATTTTCGCATAAAGTCAACTGGGAAGTTGTGGTGATTCACAGAGGTGAAGACCCTGAGCTCATGAAACTTCAGCAAGAGGCCTTAATCATGGCTCTTGACCTTCAATCAAGAACTTCAGAATCTGTGGGAAATGCTTTGGTGAAGAGACTTGCTAATCTAGTTGCTAGACACATGGGTGGAGTTTTTGATCCTGAGAGCATGTCAGTGAAATACCAGAATATGCTTAACTCCTTAAGAAGTAGCATTGGAAGCGTAGTTGTGCCACTTGGTCAACTAAAAATTGGTCTAGCTCGCCACCGTGCCCTGTTATTTAAG GTTTTGGCTGATGGCCTTGATGTACCTTGCCGGTTGCTGAAAGGAAGGCAGTACACTGGATCAGATGATGGAGCATTGAATATTGTCAAATTTAAAGATGGAAG GGAGTTCATTGTTGATCTTGTGGCTGATCCTGGTACACTTATTCCTTCAGATGGTGCTGTTTTATCTACAGACTTCGATGAAAATTTCATCGCTGATAATCATCACTTGAAGAAAGATGAGACTACCAAGTTGTTGGGATCTTGTTTTAGCGGAGCATCGAGTTCAGCCTATGATTCTTTTGATTATGAGTTACTAGACAGAAGATCCACTTCAAGCAATGTTGGTCCTTCTGATACGGATGGACCTACAACTAATCAGACAAGCAATCAACAAAGTATGCTATCAAGTTCATTCGAGAAACTATCAGTTAGCACATGCACTAGTGAAAGTAGGCCTATCATTAATGAATCTACAAACGCAGACTACATTATGGTTgcaaaaaacaaagagaaatcAATTGCACCCGTTGATTCTTCATCAAATTCACCATCTGCGTCAGATATGGGCAGCACTCCAGCTGTCCGGAGAATGAAAGTGAAGGACATTTCAGAGTACATGATTAATGCCGCCAAGGAAAACCCACAACTAGTTCAGAAGATCCATGAGGTTTTACGCGAAAATGGGGTCGTGGCACCACCAGACTTGTTTTCAGAGGATTCCATGGAAGAGCCTAAGGACCTCATCCTCTATGACACCACACTGTTTCAAAGCAAGGATGAAATGAAAAGGACGATGAATGAGTTCGAGTCAAGGAAATACACAGATAGTGGTCAGGCTCCATCATTGCCTCATCATCCTGGACATGAACTCCAACCAAAAGTTGTTCCTCACCGGGCACCTCTGGAATCACTTAAACCTGTTGAGGGTCTGGGTGTTTACCAACCCCATGATATCAGAGATATTGCATCTCCCTTTGTTCCTCAATACGAACCTTCTGCACCTCCTCAGGAAGCTCCTGCACCACTTACAAAGCAACTGCCTGTTACAGCAGCTGCTGTTGCAACTGCTGCAGTGGTGGCATCCTCAATGGTTGTTGCTGCAGCTAAATCTAATAGTGATGTGAACTTTGACGTGCCTGTTGCTGCAGCAGCTACTGTAACTGCAGCTGCAGTTGTTGCCACAACTGCTGCCGTGAGCAAGCAATATGAACACGAGCCTGGTAACCAGCTGCTTAGCTTACCAAGTCCCTCTAAAGGAAACGAATCAGTTGAGAAAGGTGGAGATGATTTTTGGGATAAAGACAACCTTGAAGCTGATCATGCCCAAGATCTGGATCAAGAAATACCTCATGAAGCTGAACGGACCTCAGACAAATCAAGTGGGACAGAGAGTGCGAAATCTGATCTTGCTTTGGAGGATGTTGCAGAGTTTGAAATCCAATGGGAAGAAATAGCTATTGGTGAACGAATAGGCCTCG GATCATTTGGAGAAGTTTATAGAGGAGAATGGCATGGAACG GAAGTTGCAGTCAAGAAGTTTCTGCAACAAGATCTTTCAGGTGATGCTCTCGAAGAGTTTAGAACTGAG GTGCGAATAATGAAGAGGTTACGCCATCCTAATGTTGTTCTCTTCATGGGTGCTATCACTCGCGTGCCTAATCTTTCCATTGTCACCGAGTTTCTTCCAAG AGGCAGTTTGTTCCGGTTGATTCATCGACCTAACAACCAGTTGGATGAAAGGAAACGCTTGAGAATGGCGCTTGATGTG GCTCGTGGTATGAATTATCTGCATAATTGCTCACCAGTTATAGTCCATCGAGATCTGAAATCTCCAAATCTACTGGTGGACAAGAATTGGGTTGTGAAG GTTTGCGATTTTGGTTTGTCAAGAATGAAGAACAAAACCTTCCTGTCATCAAGATCAACAGCTGGAACT GCGGAGTGGATGGCACCAGAAGTACTTCGTAATGAACCATCAGACGAAAA ATGCGATGTTTTTAGCTATGGAGTCATATTATGGGAGCTTTGTACGCTATTACAACCTTGGGAAGGAATGAACGCCATGCAAGTTGTCGGAGCAGTTGGATTTCAGAATCGTCGCCTTGATATTCCAGATAACATCGATCCTGCCATAGCAGAGATAATAGTAAAATGCTGGCATAC GGACCCAAAGTTGCGGCCATCATTTGCAGATATCATGGCTGCATTAAAACCATTGTTGAAGAACCTAACCAGCAATCAAGCACAAGCACCAAAGGCAGACAGTACAACAAACAGATGA
- the LOC120657223 gene encoding uncharacterized protein At5g39570-like, translating into MAGVFWGGGRADEVADFDEYDPTPYGGGYDIALTFGRPLPPSEETCYPISTATSSASSYDRPQQHGGRRPGAEESHGPAAGYGGGGGYARRPQPHEEETHGSVGSGYGYGRKGHDDDDDEQKAYRKPKPAYGDDDDDHQAYRKPKPSYDGDERPSYGRKKKGDDDDSDDDDKRKPRYKKYDDDDSDDDKKKRYEKNNRRRYYDDD; encoded by the exons ATGGCGGGCGTCTTCTGGGGAGGCGGGAGGGCGGACGAGGTGGCCGACTTCGACGAGTACGACCCCACCCCCTACGGCGGCGGCTACGACATCGCCCTCACCTTcggccgcccgctgccgccctccgaGGAGACCTGCTACCCGAtctccaccgccacctcctccgcctcctcgtaCGACCGCCCCCAGCAGCACGGTGGCCGCAGGCCCGGGGCCGAGGAGTCCCACGGGCCCGCTGCagggtacggcggcggcggcgggtacgCGAGGCGGCCTCAGCCTCACGAGGAGGAGACCCACGGCTCTGTGGGCTCTGGGTACGGCTACGGGAGGAAGggacacgacgacgacgacgacgagcagaAGGCGTACCGAAAGCCGAAGCCGGCGTACggggacgacgatgacgaccacCAGGCGTACCGGAAGCCGAAGCCGTCCTACGACGGGGACGAGAGGCCCAGCTACGGCCGAAAGAAGAAA GGGGACGACGATGactccgatgacgacgacaagAGGAAGCCGCGCTACAAGAAGTACGACGACGATGActccgacgacgacaagaagaagcgATACGAGAAGAACAACCGTCGCCGCTACTATGACGATGATTAA